A genome region from Manis pentadactyla isolate mManPen7 chromosome 5, mManPen7.hap1, whole genome shotgun sequence includes the following:
- the LOC118936181 gene encoding syncytin-B-like: protein MGELLLDPETQSIIQAAFTLLNTTNPDLSKACWLCLKPGPLQVNALLVNLSLTEPQCLLLPSSSGVYLDPFSPKGPCFKADPHSDNTSGIDVGRIHYSFCQQNITVNNTLLCPPNGTVFICGGDVFGFLPTGWMGLCAPAVIFPDIGVVPTNQSLPIPALDHIGGRSKRAIQVISLLLGLGVATGAATGAARLGTSLHYYKALSQQMNDDLRAVASTILDLQAQLDSLTAVVLQNHRGLDLLTAEKGGLCLFLQKECCFYVNRSGIIQNKVKQLQEDLERHRHELQANFLWTGLRGWLPYILPLLGPILLLLLLFTFGSCIINKIVQFVQKRIESIQLMNVQVQYQRLATEASDPCSLCEPYDEAVSVDSP, encoded by the coding sequence ATGGGAGAATTGCTTCTTGATCCTGAGACACAATCAATCATACAGGCTGCTTTTACCTTACTCAACACTACCAATCCTGATTTATCTAAAGCTTGCTGGCTGTGCCTGAAGCCGGGGCCATTACAAGTCAATGCTCTTCTTGTTAACCTGTCACTGACTGAGCCCCAGTGCCTGCTATTGCCCTCAAGCTCTGGGGTCTATCTAGACCCTTTCTCCCCTAAAGGCCCATGCTTCAAAGCTGACCCCCATTCTGATAATACTAGTGGGATAGATGTAGGTCGAATCCATTATTCCTTTTGCCAACAGAATATTACTGTGAACAATACTCTTCTCTGTCCCCCTAATGGAACAGTCTTCATTTGTGGGGGAGACGTGTTTGGCTTTCTCCCGACAGGCTGGATGGGGCTTTGTGCTCCAGCTGTAATTTTCCCTGACATTGGAGTAGTCCCTACTAATCAGAGCCTCCCTATTCCTGCTTTAGACCACATTGGAGGTAGATCAAAAAGGGCCATTCAGGTTATCTCCCTGCTTTTAGGCCTTGGAGTGGCCACCGGAGCTGCCACAGGGGCAGCAAGATTAGGGACCTCCCTACATTATTATAAAGCCCTTTCTCAACAGATGAACGATGACCTACGAGCTGTGGCCAGCACAATTCTTGACCTCCAAGCACAGTTGGATTCCCTCACGGCAGTAGTCTTACAGAACCATAGGGGGCTTGACCTCCTCACTGCTGAAAAAGGAGGCTTATGTCTCTTTTTACAAAAAGAATGCTGCTTCTACGTGAACCGCTCTGGCATAATCCAAAATAAAGTCAAACAACTTCAAGAAGACCTCGAGAGACACAGACATGAATTACAAGCCAATTTTCTTTGGACTGGGTTACGTGGTTGGTTACCCTACATTCTGCCCCTCCTTGGTCCTATCCTTCTTTTGCTCCTACTGTTCACTTTTGGGTCCTGCATTATTAACAAAATTGTCCAGTTTGTCCAAAAAAGAATTGAATCAATTCAGTTGATGAATGTGCAAGTACAATACCAGAGGCTTGCCACAGAAGCCAGTGACCCCTGCAGTCTCTGTGAGCCTTATGATGAGGCCGTGTCCGTTGATTCCCCCTAA